From the Garra rufa chromosome 17, GarRuf1.0, whole genome shotgun sequence genome, one window contains:
- the trak1b gene encoding trafficking kinesin-binding protein 1: protein MTKTYNDIDAVTRLLEEKERDLELAARIGQSLLKKNRVLSEQNEYLEEQVGTIREEVAQLHHELNLKDELLQFYTNAVEESEEGSGSPTSQQGRAGVSARSGSSLDILQQKLRDLEEENLSLRSEASQLKSETESYEEKEQQLVNDCVRELRQSSIQISSIAEELAKKTEDASRQQEEITHLLSQIVDLQKKAKTFAVENEELSQHLSAAKDAQRQLTAELQELEEKYSECIEMLHEAQEELKNLRNRSVSAGTPRRYHPLGLFPMDSLAAEIEGSMRKELSLENPDNEEQRVRHKRVFETVKNINQSVRQRPANSATNIPGSNQTLSSLSSALSDSHSINAAPDNRTQSMLQETGSLDAAVWLQTCTSTVRPALSDLHSQSPKLPLQVTSLAIDTCTLRLTEYFQIHNINYMFKEKVHVLHRSKDKAERFQSNKSVL from the exons AAAGAGCGGGATTTGGAGCTCGCTGCCCGCATTGGTCAGTCCCTCCTGAAGAAGAACCGTGTTCTGTCAGAGCAGAATGAATACCTGGAGGAACAAGTGGGCACCATTAGGGAGGAG GTGGCTCAGCTGCATCATGAGTTGAATCTAAAAGACGAGCTCCTGCAGTTCTACACTAATGCAGTGGAGGAGAGTGAAGAGGGGTCTGGATCGCCCAC GAGTCAACAGGGAAGAGCAGGAGTTTCTGCCCGTAGCGGTTCCTCTCTGGACATTCTGCAGCAAAAACTTCGAGACCTGGAGGAGGAAAATCTCTCTCTCAGATCAGAG GCGAGTCAACTGAAGTCTGAGACAGAGTCATATGAGGAGAAGGAACAGCAGCTGGTGAATGACTGCGTCAGAGAGCTAA GGCAGTCCAGCATCCAGATCTCCAGTATAGCAGAAGAACTGGCCAAAAAAACAGAAGATGCCTCTCGCCAACAGGAGGAGATCACTCACCTTCTCTCTCAGATAGTGGACCTGCAGAAAAAAGCCAAAACT TTTGCCGTTGAGAATGAAGAACTTTCTCAGCACCTTTCGGCAGCTAAAGATGCTCAAAGACAGCTTACGGCCGAG ctgcaggAGCTGGAGGAGAAATACTCAGAGTGCATTGAAATGCTCCATGAGGCTCAAGAGGAGCTCAAGAACCTACGGAACCGCAGTGTGTCCGCAGGAACTCCTCGACGCTATCACCCTCTGGGACTTTTTCCCatg GACTCCCTGGCTGCTGAAATTGAGGGAAGCATGAGGAAGGAGTTGAGTCTGGAGAATCCTGACAATGAAGAACAGAG GGTTCGTCATAAGCGTGTGTTTGAGACCGTGAAGAACATCAACCAGTCTGTCAGACAGCGACCTGCTAATTCTGCTACTAACATCCCTGGGTCCAATCAGACACTCTCCTCTCTGAGCTCCGCCCTCTCTGACAGCCATAGCATCAATGCAGCGCCTGATAACCGTACACAGAGCATGCTCCAAGAAACTGGCTCCTTAGATGCTGC ggtctggctgcagacatgCACCTCCACTGTCAGACCTGCACTCTCAGACCTGCACTCTCAGTCACCCAAACTTCCTCTGCAGGTGACGTCACTTGCAATCGACACCTGCACACTACG TTTGACAGAATACTTTCAGATTCATAACATCAACTACATGTTCAAGGAAAAAGTCCATGTCCTTCATCGCAGTAAAGATAAAGCTGAAAGGTTCCAGAGCAACAAGTCTGTCCTCTGA
- the cckb gene encoding cholecystokinin, which yields MNSGVCVCVILAALSASCLGRPRSSSPDIDDSPLPSQLDASSSGHRRVVRSTSLTLKQQPVGNTDPDTRANLSELLAKLISKKGSVRRNSSMNNRANSINHRIKDRDYVGWMDFGRRSAEEYEYSS from the exons ATGAACAGcggagtgtgcgtgtgtgtgatcCTGGCTGCGCTTTCTGCCTCCTGTTTGGGCCGGCCCCGCTCCTCTTCCCCTGACATTGATGACAGCCCTCTCCCCTCGCAGCTGGATGCTAGTTCAAGTGGGCACCGCCGGGTCGTCCGCTCCACCAGCCTCACCCTCAAACAGCAGCCAGTAGGCAACACAGACCCAGACACCCGCGCCAACCTCAGCGAACTGCTGGCCAAACTCATCTCTAAAAAAG GCTCTGTTCGTCGAAACTCCTCCATGAACAACAGAGCGAACAGCATTAACCACCGGATAAAGGATCGGGATTACGTCGGCTGGATGGATTTTGGCCGCCGGAGTGCTGAGGAATACGAATACTCATCATAA